Proteins encoded within one genomic window of Deltaproteobacteria bacterium:
- a CDS encoding sigma-54-dependent Fis family transcriptional regulator codes for MQGSPARILIVDDEEDVREVLSDLLTLEGYTCLTAHDGETALKIIFRQNPDLLLLDYKMPGMDGIEVLGRVKDLKPGLPVVMLTGYGNIAGAVKAMKSGAQDYLAKPFLSHELIKVIQQILKTQEPGGESSSRSGQTASADYLRIMMGPSDPVFQLICEINRVAKSDFNVIIQGETGSGKELVAQAIHQSSPRAEAPFIPVDCGAIPETLFESELFGYEKGAFTGAQNQQKGKYETACGGTLFLDEISNMPLASQAKLLRVLQEKVVYRVGGHNPTEVDVRVLVASNQDLEELAAKNLFRPDLLFRLDEFFIRIPPLRERKEDILYLADRFLDLTNSELKKEVKGFSESAQETLKDYQWPGNVRQLRSTIRRAVLLADELIEPNHLDIKKGAMGDTAFIPDLEGLRHYSLKEIVNQNVKAIEREVLVQVLKSTNGNKAKAARILQIDYKTIQTKLKQFGLFESVSYLTEKEWGKKGVEPIG; via the coding sequence ATGCAGGGCAGCCCAGCCAGGATCCTGATCGTCGATGATGAGGAAGATGTCCGGGAAGTACTCTCGGATCTCCTCACCCTGGAAGGATATACGTGTCTAACGGCCCACGATGGCGAAACCGCCTTGAAGATAATCTTTCGCCAAAATCCGGATCTGCTGTTATTGGATTATAAAATGCCGGGTATGGATGGCATCGAGGTCCTGGGAAGGGTCAAGGATTTGAAGCCCGGACTTCCGGTGGTGATGCTTACCGGTTATGGGAATATAGCGGGGGCCGTGAAGGCCATGAAATCAGGGGCTCAGGATTATTTGGCCAAGCCCTTTCTCAGCCATGAGCTGATCAAAGTCATTCAACAGATCTTAAAGACCCAGGAGCCTGGCGGAGAATCCTCTTCCCGTTCCGGCCAGACGGCTTCGGCTGATTACCTCCGGATCATGATGGGCCCCAGTGATCCTGTTTTCCAGCTTATCTGTGAGATAAATCGGGTGGCCAAATCCGATTTCAATGTGATCATCCAGGGAGAAACAGGGTCGGGAAAAGAACTGGTGGCCCAGGCCATTCATCAATCGAGCCCACGGGCCGAAGCCCCTTTCATACCCGTCGATTGCGGGGCCATACCCGAGACCCTTTTTGAAAGCGAACTTTTTGGTTATGAGAAAGGGGCCTTCACCGGCGCCCAAAACCAACAGAAGGGAAAATATGAAACGGCCTGCGGCGGGACTCTTTTTTTAGATGAAATTTCCAATATGCCCCTGGCTTCCCAAGCCAAACTCCTCCGGGTTCTCCAGGAAAAGGTCGTTTATCGCGTCGGGGGGCATAATCCGACGGAGGTCGATGTCCGGGTCCTGGTGGCCAGCAACCAGGACCTGGAGGAACTGGCCGCCAAAAACTTGTTCCGCCCGGACCTTCTCTTTCGTTTAGATGAATTTTTCATCAGAATCCCCCCTCTTCGAGAACGTAAGGAGGACATCCTCTATTTAGCCGATCGTTTTTTGGATCTCACTAATTCCGAATTGAAAAAAGAAGTAAAGGGCTTTTCGGAATCGGCCCAAGAAACCCTGAAGGACTACCAATGGCCGGGCAATGTGCGGCAACTGAGATCAACCATCCGCCGGGCGGTGCTCCTGGCGGATGAGCTTATCGAACCAAACCATCTGGATATCAAGAAGGGGGCCATGGGCGATACGGCCTTTATCCCTGATCTTGAAGGGCTTCGCCATTATTCCCTCAAAGAAATCGTTAATCAGAATGTCAAGGCCATAGAACGGGAAGTGCTCGTCCAGGTGCTTAAGTCAACCAACGGAAACAAGGCCAAAGCGGCCCGGATCCTCCAGATAGATTACAAGACCATTCAAACCAAATTAAAACAGTTTGGATTGTTCGAAAGTGTCTCCTATCTCACTGAAAAGGAATGGGGAAAGAAAGGGGTGGAGCCGATCGGGTGA
- the secD gene encoding protein translocase subunit SecD encodes MLKKIRWKFTLIGILAALSILLIIPSVTKNFPSWWSKVLPSEGLRLGLDLQGGMHLILKVDLEKAAKNYLELSQHDLRETLRKKQIPASRGEGLGLNRLTFLLPNADHLPVVQKTIKEEFPTLTVVSTAPKPEGLQVELALKEKEIKSITENTLSQSLEIIRNRIDQFGVTEPVIVRQGTDEIVVQLPGVKDPQRAMDLIGRTAQLEFKLLDSESRIDLPNLIEQAVNSGRVKKDYNHTELNEALKDQIPSEREIYIRKEINRETGRVSRIPVLLYAKALMTGDAIKTAQVQIGGNFNEPYVSVELNAHGSRLFDQVTRDNVGRQLAIVLDQIVQSAPVIQERISGGQAQITGSFSMEEASDLAIVLRAGALPAPVNVVQNVTVGPTLGLDSIQKGFFSGLVGTGLVVLFMMYYYRFSGLIANFALILNILFMIAALGLFRATLTLPGIAGIILSIGMAVDSNVLIFERMREEFAQGKPVKSGVDGGYDKAFWTIIDSHVTTLITAFALFLFGSGPIKGFAVTLSIGVIFNLFTALFCTRVVYDWLSVKRRLKPIRFVEFLKKTKLDFIGLRKYAFIFSGILCLLGLIAFVQINRGQANLGVEFSGGTMAQFKAAQPFRLDKIRGALTQRGFKDLELQQVAQENILMVRVKKSEHSVGKETDAIAKALQEDFPELKFAVESKAEIGSSVSSALKKAALLAIAISLAGIIIYLAWRFEFRFGVAAAIATFHDVLAVLGLFYLFDKEITLLIVTALLTLAGYSLTDTVVVFDRIRETMSRSGKKDFGEIINLSINEVLSRTIITSLTVFLVVLALYFLGGVVIHDFALALLFGVIIGTYSSIFVASPIVYLWPGKKQKGIKGKVTGKKEK; translated from the coding sequence ATGCTTAAAAAAATTCGTTGGAAGTTTACTTTGATCGGTATTTTAGCTGCTTTGTCCATTCTTTTGATCATTCCCTCGGTGACTAAGAATTTTCCATCCTGGTGGAGTAAGGTCTTGCCCAGTGAGGGCCTGCGGCTCGGGCTGGACCTCCAGGGGGGCATGCACCTGATTCTTAAAGTCGATTTAGAGAAGGCCGCCAAGAATTATCTGGAGCTTTCTCAACACGACTTACGGGAAACCCTGAGGAAGAAGCAGATCCCGGCCAGTCGCGGGGAAGGCCTGGGCCTGAACCGGCTGACTTTTCTTTTGCCTAATGCCGATCACCTTCCTGTGGTTCAAAAGACGATTAAGGAGGAATTTCCAACCCTGACCGTTGTTTCAACGGCCCCCAAACCAGAAGGACTCCAGGTGGAACTGGCCCTGAAGGAAAAAGAAATCAAATCGATCACGGAAAACACCCTGTCACAAAGCCTGGAAATCATCCGGAACCGGATCGATCAATTCGGGGTCACGGAACCGGTCATCGTGCGACAGGGGACCGATGAAATTGTGGTTCAATTGCCGGGGGTCAAGGATCCTCAGAGGGCTATGGATCTTATCGGCCGGACGGCCCAGTTGGAATTTAAATTGTTAGATAGCGAAAGTCGTATCGACCTCCCCAACCTTATTGAACAGGCGGTAAACAGCGGAAGGGTGAAAAAGGATTACAATCATACTGAGTTGAACGAGGCCCTGAAAGACCAGATTCCTTCGGAAAGGGAAATCTATATTCGAAAAGAAATTAACCGGGAGACCGGCCGGGTTAGCCGCATCCCTGTTTTACTGTACGCCAAGGCCCTGATGACCGGCGATGCTATTAAGACAGCCCAGGTCCAGATCGGCGGAAATTTTAATGAACCCTATGTCAGTGTGGAACTCAACGCCCACGGGAGCAGACTCTTTGACCAGGTCACCCGGGACAATGTGGGCCGTCAATTAGCGATCGTTTTAGATCAGATCGTCCAGTCCGCCCCGGTCATTCAGGAAAGGATCTCCGGAGGCCAGGCCCAGATTACCGGGTCTTTTTCCATGGAGGAAGCCAGCGATCTGGCCATTGTCCTGCGGGCCGGTGCCTTGCCGGCTCCGGTCAATGTCGTTCAAAATGTGACCGTCGGCCCGACCCTTGGATTGGATTCCATACAAAAAGGATTTTTCTCCGGTCTGGTCGGTACGGGACTGGTGGTCTTGTTTATGATGTATTATTACCGTTTTTCCGGGCTTATCGCCAACTTTGCCCTGATCCTCAATATCCTCTTCATGATAGCCGCCCTGGGGTTGTTCCGGGCTACCTTAACCCTGCCGGGCATTGCCGGAATCATTCTGTCCATAGGTATGGCCGTCGATTCCAACGTCCTGATCTTTGAGCGTATGCGGGAAGAATTCGCCCAGGGCAAACCGGTCAAGTCCGGGGTGGATGGCGGTTACGACAAGGCCTTCTGGACCATTATCGACTCCCACGTCACCACCCTGATCACAGCCTTTGCCCTGTTTCTTTTCGGATCGGGGCCGATCAAGGGATTTGCCGTCACCTTGAGTATCGGCGTTATCTTCAATCTTTTCACGGCCCTTTTTTGCACCCGGGTGGTCTATGACTGGTTGAGCGTCAAACGCCGTCTCAAGCCGATTCGCTTTGTGGAGTTTTTGAAAAAAACCAAATTAGATTTTATCGGTTTGAGAAAATATGCCTTTATCTTTTCCGGGATTCTCTGCCTGCTGGGCCTGATTGCCTTTGTCCAGATCAACCGGGGCCAGGCCAACCTGGGGGTGGAATTTTCCGGCGGGACCATGGCTCAGTTCAAGGCCGCTCAACCCTTCCGGCTGGACAAGATTCGAGGGGCCTTGACCCAGAGGGGTTTTAAAGACCTGGAACTCCAACAGGTCGCCCAGGAAAACATTTTGATGGTCCGGGTTAAAAAATCGGAACATTCCGTTGGAAAAGAGACCGATGCCATTGCCAAGGCCCTCCAGGAGGATTTCCCGGAACTGAAATTTGCGGTGGAAAGCAAGGCCGAGATCGGGTCTTCGGTCAGTTCGGCCTTAAAAAAGGCGGCTTTGCTGGCCATTGCCATCTCCCTGGCCGGTATTATTATCTACCTGGCCTGGCGCTTTGAGTTCCGTTTCGGGGTAGCCGCGGCCATTGCGACTTTTCATGATGTTCTGGCGGTCCTGGGGCTTTTTTATCTGTTCGATAAGGAAATAACCCTGCTGATTGTGACGGCCCTCCTGACCCTGGCCGGTTACTCCCTGACCGATACGGTGGTGGTTTTCGACCGGATCCGGGAGACCATGAGCCGAAGCGGGAAAAAAGATTTTGGAGAGATCATTAACCTCAGCATCAACGAAGTCCTTTCCCGGACTATCATCACTTCTTTAACGGTTTTTCTGGTCGTGCTGGCCCTTTATTTCCTGGGCGGGGTGGTGATTCATGACTTTGCTCTGGCCCTGCTTTTCGGTGTGATTATCGGCACCTATTCCTCCATCTTTGTGGCCTCGCCCATTGTCTATCTCTGGCCGGGAAAAAAGCAGAAGGGGATTAAAGGGAAGGTGACGGGTAAGAAAGAGAAATGA
- a CDS encoding response regulator transcription factor, translating to MKKKKRILIVDDHPALREGLRSLLTSHQDFDIVGEAGDGFEAIDSVNKFLPDLVLMDISMPRMDGMAATREIKKNWPETKILAFTVHNSEEYIQATLQAGADGYLLKDTARSELIHSIEHILNGKKVLGSAIIEKIKRLESSPTH from the coding sequence ATGAAAAAAAAGAAGCGTATCCTGATTGTCGATGACCATCCCGCTTTGAGAGAAGGATTACGATCCCTTCTGACGTCTCATCAGGATTTCGATATTGTCGGCGAGGCCGGGGATGGTTTTGAGGCCATCGATTCCGTTAATAAATTCCTTCCTGACCTGGTTTTAATGGATATATCGATGCCCCGGATGGATGGTATGGCCGCCACCCGTGAAATCAAAAAAAATTGGCCCGAGACTAAAATCCTGGCCTTCACCGTCCATAATTCTGAGGAATATATCCAGGCCACCCTCCAGGCCGGAGCCGATGGATATCTATTAAAAGATACCGCCCGCTCCGAACTGATTCATTCCATCGAACATATCCTGAACGGGAAAAAGGTCCTTGGGTCAGCCATTATAGAAAAGATTAAACGGCTTGAGTCTTCTCCAACGCATTAA